The following DNA comes from Candidatus Methylomirabilis lanthanidiphila.
AAAGGGGGGAACGGGGGGATTTCGGGACCGGAGCAAGAGACTTTCGAAGCAATGACGTCCGTTGTTGTGATGCATAACTCATTGTGTCGGGCCAGCATCGTCCGTACCTCTCCACCTACCAACACCCGATCATTACCACGAAAGTCTTCGGGGTCAATGCCTACAAAATCTCCCGCCAGCGTCATTGCGAGGGAGCGTAGCGACCGAAGCAATCTCACCGTTTTTCAGGACAACAACGATGAGATTGCCGCGCTCCCAATGGTCGCTCGCAATGACTGGTACTGCAACCAGTGATAAGGTCGTAAGTCTGTTCCTGGTAGGGTCGCCGTGTATCCCGGCTGCCACGGTCTTGACAAGTGGCCGCAACTGGCGGATATTACACGTGTTTTCCGGAGACATACATGCGAACTGGAATGAGTGAGATAGAGTGCGCAGTAGTCGGAGTAGTTCGGATGAAAATACAAGGAAACGTTGCGGAGACATTTCGGGCGGCGGAGCCGTTTGAGGCGGCCTATCTGAAGCGTTTTGAGTCGGGGGAGCTGCGGCGGAAGGTCGAAGAGGCCGTCGCCTCACTGGGGAAATGCCGGGTCTGTCCCTGGAATTGCGAGATCGATCGTCTGGCGAACCAGGCGAAGGTCTGCAGGACCGGCCGGTATGCGAGGGTGGGGAGCTATTTTCCTCATTTTGGCGAGGAGAGTTGCCTGCGGGGGTGGAACGGAAGCGGCACCATCTTTTTCGCCTGGTGCAACCTCCGCTGCGTCTTCTGCCAGAACTTCGATCTCAGCCAGCAGGGAGCAGGGCGAGAGGTTAGGCCGGACGAACTGGCGCGAATGATGCTGGCGCTTCAGGCGCAAGGCTCGCACCGGTTCGATCTTCAGGATTCGTGGCAGAATTAAGTTAAGGGCCGAATCGCCCGCAGTCGTGCCTGGGCCTTTGCCAGGAGATCTTGGGAGTTCTTGAAGGTCAACCGGCTCATGGCGAGGTCATAGGGAAGCCAGTCAAAGCCGATATGTTCATGGGAGAGGGTGACCTCAGACTGATCTGTTTCCGCAAGGAAGTAGATGACGATCTTGAAGATCCCGACCCCTTTCTGGCGAAAAAAATATCGGAGCGTCTGTTTGTAGCCGTCGATAAAGCTGAGCTCAGAGACCCCGGTCTCCTCCTTCAACTCGCGGGTGGCCGTTTGCTGCGCGTCTTCGCCGGATTCAATATGCCCCTTGGGAAAGTCCCAGTGGCCTGACTCGTAATGGAGCAGCAGGTAGGACGGTTCCGGCGTCCGCCTGAACAGAATTACCCCTGCCGAGATCTCGCGCGGCATATTCCCTCGAGCTCACTCAGTCTAGTTACGCTGTGGCGAATATAGACGGCA
Coding sequences within:
- a CDS encoding diadenosine 5'5'''-P1,P4-tetraphosphate pyrophosphohydrolase, which encodes MPREISAGVILFRRTPEPSYLLLHYESGHWDFPKGHIESGEDAQQTATRELKEETGVSELSFIDGYKQTLRYFFRQKGVGIFKIVIYFLAETDQSEVTLSHEHIGFDWLPYDLAMSRLTFKNSQDLLAKAQARLRAIRPLT